Part of the Thermococcus barossii genome is shown below.
GAGGCCGTTCTCATCGAATATCAGCTCGTTGGCGAAGACGTAGTCAACTTCGAGCTCCCGCGCTATCCTCCCCGCGAGGCACATGAGCCCGCTGCTGAGTATCGCTATCCTGAAGTCGTTCTCCCTCAGAAACCCGATGAGCTCCTTGGCGCCTTCCATGTACTCGACGGAGTTCGCCCATTCCACAATCTCGTCCCTGGTGTGTCCCTTCCAGAGGGAGGCGTCCAGCTCTGCCCATTCCACGTAGTCTATCCTCCCGGAGAAGAAAAGTTCGGCGTATTCCTTGCCCTTATCCCACGTTCCAAAGCGCTTGTGTAACTCCACCCAGCTGGAGACTGACTTGACCAGCGTTCCCTCAAGATCGAAGGCGATGAGCCTGACCATCGTACCACCT
Proteins encoded:
- a CDS encoding HAD-IB family phosphatase — translated: MVRLIAFDLEGTLVKSVSSWVELHKRFGTWDKGKEYAELFFSGRIDYVEWAELDASLWKGHTRDEIVEWANSVEYMEGAKELIGFLRENDFRIAILSSGLMCLAGRIARELEVDYVFANELIFDENGLVTGKVNPLVDFKSKGTILRELKEELKPELTVAVGDGFNDLSMFREADVSIAINPHEGVEGDHNVESLHEVMEIIRGLIEERGQ